CTGATTGGCGGCGGTGGGCTCTTCGATGAAAGCGGCCGGCAGCCCCAGGCTTTTCAGTTTCTGGATTAAACTCTGTGACAGCTCGGCTTTCTGGCGGACCAGGACCTTTCCGTCGATCGAATAGATAGTCTTGGCCAGTTTCATTCCGTCCTGTAACTCTTCGGTTCGCACTTTTTTCATAGATTCCTCGGTTGAACTCCTTTCTTCGAATGGCGGGCAGGCACCATCACACAAGACTAAAAAAATATCGGTAACTCATTTCCATCTCTTAAACCTGAAACTGGAAGCGCAGACCCGTCAATCCCCCGCCATTGCGCTAATCTTCCGGATTGTCGGTGAAATTGTTAAATTTATGTAACCAAGGAATTGGAACTGAAGGAAGGACTTTCCAACAAATTCCAATTTAGAAAATCGTTTATTTTGCCGATGCTCAGGAAAAGAGCGATGGATGGGAGAACGCCAATGAACAGCGCTTTTAGGAAAATGGATCCGTTTCACGAACCGCCGAGCCGGTGCCATTTCCTAGCCGGGCTGTGTTTGGTGCTGATTTTTAGTGCTGCCTATTTCGGGTATACATGGCAGCAGGTTCACAAACGGGCTTGGGCCAATGCTTTGAAGATCGCCGGAATGACGCAGGCCTCCGTTCAACGCGATGATCTCGTCCTGCTTGAAGGCAGTCCGGCCGATATTCGAAAGCCCGAATATGTGCAGTTGAAAGATAGCCTGACCCAGTTGATCCGGGTGGCTCCCGAGGTCCGGCTGGCTTATCTTTTTACAGTGAGGAAAGGCCGGGTCATCGCGCTGGTGGATTCCCGGGCGGACGGCGACCCTCTTCGTTTTGGCCCGGGGCGGGAGATGGCCGCCGATGACCGGGTCTTGCGGCAGGCGGCGCGCCGGGGGAAGCGATTGGGCAGCCCGCTTTACAAGGAAAAGCGCGGCTCCTTGATTAGAATCCTGCTTCCGGTGGAGGACCCGGTACGCCGCAGGACTTTGGCCTATTTGGGAGTCGAATACAACGTCCGGCGCTGGAACGCGGTGATCTGGAACCGTGTCTTCTACGCGCTGGCCATGGTCGGAGTGATCCTGGCGCTGTTTCTGGCTTTCCACCGGATATTGCGGGAAAAGGCCAAGCTGGCCGAGGAGAGCCGGAAGCTCAATCTGGCGGTCGAGGCCGGAAACATCGGTATTTGGAAGTTTGATCTGACCGCCCGCCGCCTGGAATGGAACGAGCGGATGTATAGTCTGTACGGGGTGGAACCCGGTTCCGGATTATCCGAGAAGATCCTCTGGGAGAGTTGCGTTTTACCCGAGGATTCGCATCGGCTCTGCGGCCAACTTCGAGCGATGCTCCGCGAGCGCCGGATGTTGGACACGGAATTCCGCATTCGCCGCGGCGACGGCGGAATCCGGCATATTCGCGCCTTCGCGAAGGCGGTTTATGATGAAAAAGGGCAACCGCGTTATGTAATCGGGACCAATTGGGACATCACCCGGGCCAAAGAGCAGGAACGGGAGATCCGCGAAAACGAGACCAAATTCGCTAGCGCCTTTCATTTAAATTCGGTCCCGATGACCATTATCCGGCTCACCGACGGCTGCTGCATCGATGCCAATGAATCCTTTCTCAACGCTTTCGGCCTAGCCAAGCCGGATCTGGTCGGCAAAAACTTTTGTGAATTGGCATTGCTGGAAGTCCTGGAGGAACACGATGAGCTGATCCGGTTGTTTATGGAGAAGCGTCCGGTATCCAACCGCGAAGTCCGGATCCGCACTCGGGACGGAGCCATTCATACCCTGGTTTTTGCGGCGGATGTGATTCAGGTCTCCGGTAGCCCCTGCTGGATCACGAGCGCACTCGATATCACCGAGCAGAAGCAGGTGGAGCAAAAACTGCGCTGGCGGGAGAGCTTGCTGCAATTGATGACCGAAAAGTCGCCCCTGGGATTCGCGGTAGTCGATGACCGCTGCGACCGGATTATTTATCATACGCGCCGCTTCGCGGAGATCTGGGGGCTGGCGGACCGCGGGGAAGCGTTATCCCGCGGCGGCCTCGGCCATCAGGCGTTCGTGACGGAGTGCGCTTCGCTGGTGAGGGATGCCGCCGCTTTTCTGGAATCCTACCGGACGCTATCGGACCCCGGGAACCGCAGTGTGGTCGAGGACGAGCTGGAGCTGAAGGATGGCCGGACATTGCGGCGGTTTTCGTCGGAGATCCGCGATGACCGGGACCGCTATTACGGGCGGTTCTATATGTTTGGCGACATCAGCGAGCCGAAGAAATTCGCGCAAGAGCTGATCCGGGCGAAGGAACTGGCGGAAGTGGCCACTGTCGCCAAAAGCCGGTTTTTGGCCAATATGTCGCACGAGATCCGGACGCCGCTCAACGGAGTGGTCGGCTTCCTGGAATTGCTGGACGGTACGGGACTCGATGGGCAGCAGCGCGAGCTGGTAAGCGATGCCCGGTCCGCTGCCGCCGATCTGCTTTATTTGATCAACGACATCCTCGATTTTTCAAAGATCGAGGCCGGCCGGTTAAATCTGGAAATGATCGAGTTTAATCTCCGGGGGATGCTGGCGGACGTTCCCGCTCTATTTGTCGGCAAAGCCCGTGAAAAGGGAATCCGCTTCGAAACCTCCTTCGGGACGGATCTGCCGGAAACGGTCCTGGGTGATCCCGCCCGTCTCCGTCAGGTATTGAACAATCTTTTGAGCAACGCCATAAAATTCACCCACCATGGTTCGGTAACCTTCGCCGCCAAACGGGTGGAGACTATCGGGGATACGGTTCGGATACGATTCGCGGTCCGGGATACCGGGATCGGGATGACCCCGGAAGAGCAAAACCGGCTATTCACGCCATTCACCCAAACGGACGCTTCGACCACCCGCAAATACGGCGGGACGGGGTTGGGGTTGGCGATCTCCAAAGAATTGGTGGGGATGATGCAGGGAGAGATCGGGGTCCACAGCGCTCCGGGGGAGGGTTCCGAATTTTTTTTCACCATTCAGTTGGGCGTTGTGAAAAAGAGTACTCAAACCGGGATGGTCGGTTCTGGTGACCCGTCCGATGCAACGGAAAGCCTCACCTCTCACCATCCGGTGAGCGGCTCTGTTGAGTGGCTTCGCCAGCCGCGCATCTTGCTGGTGGAAGATAGCCCGGTGAACCGCAAGCTGGTTTCGCTGATGTTGAAGAAGCAAGGCCTGGCTTGTGAGTTCGCCGTGGATGGCAACGAAGCTTGCCAGGCGGTGCAGGTCAACGAGTATGATATCGTCTTCATGGACTGCCAGATGCCTAGAATGGATGGTTACGAAAGCACGGCCAGGATCCGGGCCATGGAAGCGGGCCGGAAGCATACGCCGATTATCGCGATGACGGCCAATGCCATGAAGGGGGCTCGGGAAGAATGCCTGAAAGCGGGGATGGATGATTATATCAGCAAACCGGTGGATTCTGAACAGGTGTTCCGGATGATCGAGCGCTATGCCGCTACGCTCCGACCGAAAGAGCGGGATCTGTTGGCGGATAGCCGGGTCCAATTCATGGCGAAAACGGGTTTCAGCCGGAGCCAGGCTGAGGAACTGTTTGACGAGTATCTTGACTTTTTACCGGCCATGCTGGAAAAACTGGCGGAAGCGTTCCAAAACGGCGATTTTCCGGAGCTTGCACGATTCGCCCATCAATTGTACGGTTCCGCCGCCAATTTGCGCCTCGGAGAGCTGGCCGAAATCTCCGGCGAACTGGAAGAGGCCGCCCGGTGCCCCGACCAAGCGGGATGCCGCAGCGGGTTGGAACGGCTCAGAAACTGCTGTGACGCGCTGCAGAAGGCGCGAGGCTCTTGAAACCGCGGCAATCATTTTCGGAGCTTATGCACATTTTTAGGATATAGGGCACGAACTGTCTACCCGATGTGGTGGCAGTTGCGATTACCTGCAACGGCCTAGGGAACCGACGGATCATTGGAATGACCCGAGGGCCGCCTGCGGTACTCCGACGGCGTGTATCCGGAATATTGCTTGAAAAGCCGGCAGAAATAATCGCGATCGCGATA
This Hydrogenispora ethanolica DNA region includes the following protein-coding sequences:
- a CDS encoding hybrid sensor histidine kinase/response regulator, whose amino-acid sequence is MLIFSAAYFGYTWQQVHKRAWANALKIAGMTQASVQRDDLVLLEGSPADIRKPEYVQLKDSLTQLIRVAPEVRLAYLFTVRKGRVIALVDSRADGDPLRFGPGREMAADDRVLRQAARRGKRLGSPLYKEKRGSLIRILLPVEDPVRRRTLAYLGVEYNVRRWNAVIWNRVFYALAMVGVILALFLAFHRILREKAKLAEESRKLNLAVEAGNIGIWKFDLTARRLEWNERMYSLYGVEPGSGLSEKILWESCVLPEDSHRLCGQLRAMLRERRMLDTEFRIRRGDGGIRHIRAFAKAVYDEKGQPRYVIGTNWDITRAKEQEREIRENETKFASAFHLNSVPMTIIRLTDGCCIDANESFLNAFGLAKPDLVGKNFCELALLEVLEEHDELIRLFMEKRPVSNREVRIRTRDGAIHTLVFAADVIQVSGSPCWITSALDITEQKQVEQKLRWRESLLQLMTEKSPLGFAVVDDRCDRIIYHTRRFAEIWGLADRGEALSRGGLGHQAFVTECASLVRDAAAFLESYRTLSDPGNRSVVEDELELKDGRTLRRFSSEIRDDRDRYYGRFYMFGDISEPKKFAQELIRAKELAEVATVAKSRFLANMSHEIRTPLNGVVGFLELLDGTGLDGQQRELVSDARSAAADLLYLINDILDFSKIEAGRLNLEMIEFNLRGMLADVPALFVGKAREKGIRFETSFGTDLPETVLGDPARLRQVLNNLLSNAIKFTHHGSVTFAAKRVETIGDTVRIRFAVRDTGIGMTPEEQNRLFTPFTQTDASTTRKYGGTGLGLAISKELVGMMQGEIGVHSAPGEGSEFFFTIQLGVVKKSTQTGMVGSGDPSDATESLTSHHPVSGSVEWLRQPRILLVEDSPVNRKLVSLMLKKQGLACEFAVDGNEACQAVQVNEYDIVFMDCQMPRMDGYESTARIRAMEAGRKHTPIIAMTANAMKGAREECLKAGMDDYISKPVDSEQVFRMIERYAATLRPKERDLLADSRVQFMAKTGFSRSQAEELFDEYLDFLPAMLEKLAEAFQNGDFPELARFAHQLYGSAANLRLGELAEISGELEEAARCPDQAGCRSGLERLRNCCDALQKARGS